A window from Roseburia sp. 499 encodes these proteins:
- a CDS encoding YicC/YloC family endoribonuclease, producing MIKSMTGFGRCEIAEKERKITVEIKAVNHRYLDVNIKMPKKLNFFESSIRTLLKEYIQRGKVDIFVTYEDYTENNVTLKYNQELAAEYVKYISQMAEDFSLNNDLQACTLSRYPEVLTMEEQTVDEDALWATLEKAIRGAAEQFVETRMREGTNLKEDLLQKLDGMLQYVEEIEKRSPEIIAEYRQKIQDKVAELLGDTQIDENRLATEVTIFADKICTDEETVRLKSHILATKETLSQGGSIGRKLDFIAQEMNREANTILSKANDLTVSDIAINLKTDIEKVREQIQNIE from the coding sequence ATGATTAAGAGCATGACCGGCTTTGGACGCTGTGAAATTGCTGAGAAAGAACGAAAGATTACGGTAGAAATAAAGGCTGTAAATCACAGATATCTGGATGTAAATATCAAAATGCCGAAAAAATTAAATTTTTTTGAAAGCAGTATCCGTACTCTTTTAAAGGAATATATCCAGCGTGGTAAAGTAGATATTTTTGTTACTTATGAGGATTACACGGAAAATAATGTAACCTTAAAATATAACCAGGAACTGGCAGCTGAGTATGTAAAGTACATAAGCCAAATGGCAGAGGACTTTTCGCTGAATAATGATTTGCAGGCATGTACTCTTTCACGTTATCCGGAAGTTTTAACAATGGAAGAACAGACGGTAGATGAAGATGCATTATGGGCTACTTTAGAAAAAGCAATTCGCGGTGCTGCAGAGCAGTTCGTAGAGACACGAATGAGAGAAGGAACAAATCTTAAGGAAGATTTATTGCAAAAACTGGACGGAATGTTACAGTATGTTGAAGAGATTGAAAAGCGTTCGCCTGAAATCATTGCGGAATATCGTCAGAAAATACAAGACAAGGTAGCAGAGCTTTTGGGTGATACACAAATAGACGAGAACCGTCTTGCAACCGAGGTTACCATTTTTGCCGATAAGATATGTACAGATGAAGAGACTGTACGCTTAAAGAGTCATATTCTCGCAACAAAGGAGACTCTTTCGCAGGGAGGAAGCATAGGACGAAAGCTTGACTTTATTGCTCAGGAAATGAATCGTGAAGCAAATACCATTCTTTCCAAAGCAAATGATCTTACGGTTTCTGATATCGCTATTAATTTAAAAACGGACATTGAAAAAGTAAGAGAACAAATTCAGAATATTGAATAA
- a CDS encoding ATPase has product MSSRIEQIIDEIEEYIDGCKPQPFSTSKIVVNRDELDDLLAELRRKTPDEIKRYQKIISNKEAILADAQAKADAIIAEAQVHTSELVSEHEIMQQAYAQANEVVLIATNQAQEILDNATNDANNIRMGAIQYTDDILKNLEEIIGHAMDTTQARTDNLMKSLQNCYDLVNTNRNELRPEEEQEVPAEEPTPEKEVPQMEVNTDLLNQ; this is encoded by the coding sequence ATGAGCAGTAGAATAGAACAGATTATTGATGAAATTGAAGAGTATATTGATGGATGTAAGCCACAGCCTTTTTCAACATCCAAGATTGTAGTAAATAGAGATGAATTAGATGATTTATTGGCAGAACTTAGAAGAAAAACGCCAGATGAAATTAAGCGTTATCAGAAAATTATTAGTAATAAAGAAGCTATTTTAGCAGATGCTCAAGCCAAGGCAGATGCCATTATTGCAGAAGCACAGGTACATACCTCAGAGTTGGTAAGCGAACATGAGATTATGCAACAGGCATATGCACAGGCAAATGAAGTGGTATTAATTGCTACGAATCAAGCTCAGGAAATTCTGGATAATGCGACCAATGATGCTAATAACATTCGTATGGGAGCAATTCAGTATACCGATGATATTCTGAAAAATTTGGAAGAAATTATTGGTCATGCTATGGATACCACGCAGGCAAGAACAGATAATCTCATGAAATCTCTTCAAAACTGCTATGATTTAGTAAATACAAACCGGAATGAATTAAGACCGGAAGAAGAGCAGGAAGTTCCGGCAGAGGAACCAACGCCAGAAAAAGAAGTTCCTCAGATGGAGGTAAATACAGATTTACTGAACCAATAA
- a CDS encoding pseudouridine synthase, which produces MQLRIDKYLADMGIGTRSEVKQYIRKKQVQVNGVYPKGPEQKIVPNQDSITFQGKAISYIEMEYFMLNKPAGCVSATTDAKHKTVLDYIDTKKRKDLFPVGRLDIDTEGLLLITNDGALAHELLSPKKHVAKTYYAKVEGCVTSEDVVQFEKGVDIGEERLTLPAELKILKVSPEDISEIELTIMEGKFHQVKRMFEAVGKKVVYLKRISMGNLILDENLQPGEYRKLTAEEIEKIQMKR; this is translated from the coding sequence ATGCAGTTAAGAATTGATAAATATCTGGCAGATATGGGAATCGGAACCAGAAGTGAGGTAAAACAGTATATACGCAAAAAACAAGTACAGGTTAATGGAGTCTATCCCAAAGGACCGGAACAGAAAATAGTCCCAAACCAAGACAGCATAACTTTTCAAGGAAAAGCCATCAGCTATATAGAAATGGAATATTTTATGTTAAATAAGCCTGCCGGATGTGTTAGTGCTACTACAGATGCGAAGCATAAAACTGTATTGGACTACATAGATACCAAAAAGCGTAAGGACTTATTCCCGGTAGGACGACTGGATATTGATACAGAAGGTTTGCTACTTATTACGAATGATGGGGCACTTGCCCATGAACTATTGTCACCCAAAAAGCATGTAGCAAAGACTTATTATGCCAAAGTAGAAGGCTGTGTTACTTCAGAGGATGTAGTACAATTTGAAAAAGGCGTAGATATCGGAGAAGAACGACTTACCCTGCCGGCGGAACTTAAGATTTTAAAAGTTTCGCCGGAGGATATTTCGGAAATAGAGCTTACCATTATGGAAGGAAAGTTTCATCAGGTAAAGCGGATGTTTGAAGCAGTTGGTAAAAAAGTAGTCTACTTAAAGCGGATTTCCATGGGAAATTTAATATTAGATGAGAATTTACAACCGGGAGAATATCGTAAACTGACTGCAGAGGAAATAGAAAAGATTCAAATGAAACGATAG
- a CDS encoding aminoacyl-histidine dipeptidase has protein sequence MKVCNELKPKKVFEYFEDICSIPHGSKNTKAISDYCVAFAKEHGLKYIQDEMNNVIIFKEGSAGYEASEPIIIQGHMDMVCEKENGVDIDFEKDGLRLFVDGDFLKADGTTLGGDDGIAIAYAFAILDDDTLAHPPLEVVITVDEEIGMLGAEGIDLSMLKGKKLLNIDSDEEGVFLTSCAGGLTAECELPVTRKSTEGMEYELKITGLQGGHSGSEIHKEHGNAIMLIGRLLKQLADQIDFSVVSLTGGLKDNAIPRETICTILMNEALETELQELVKEYDADLKKEYHISDPDVSVLCTKKENLSVDALDRTSFAKVLFMLRNLPCGVQNMSMDIPGLVETSLNAGIMTLSEDTFSLSFSVRSSVTSRKYEVTDRLCFVTEFLGGSVNISGDYPAWEYKADSKMRDLMVQTYRDLFQEEPKIQAIHAGLECGIFSGKIDGLDCISFGPANFDIHTPKERLSISSTEKVWNLIVEFLKRSK, from the coding sequence ATGAAAGTTTGCAATGAATTAAAACCAAAGAAAGTATTTGAATATTTTGAAGATATATGCAGTATTCCTCATGGTTCTAAAAATACGAAGGCAATTAGTGATTATTGTGTTGCTTTTGCAAAGGAACACGGTCTTAAGTACATTCAGGATGAAATGAACAATGTTATTATCTTCAAAGAAGGTTCTGCAGGATATGAAGCTTCCGAGCCAATCATCATTCAGGGACATATGGATATGGTCTGTGAAAAAGAAAACGGCGTAGATATTGATTTTGAAAAGGATGGACTCCGCCTCTTCGTAGATGGCGATTTTTTGAAAGCAGATGGCACAACTCTTGGTGGAGACGATGGAATTGCCATCGCCTATGCCTTTGCAATTTTAGATGATGATACTCTGGCGCATCCACCATTAGAAGTAGTCATTACTGTAGATGAAGAGATTGGAATGTTAGGAGCTGAGGGAATAGATCTTTCCATGTTAAAAGGAAAGAAACTTTTGAACATTGATTCTGATGAAGAGGGTGTATTTTTAACCAGCTGTGCAGGTGGTTTAACAGCAGAATGTGAACTTCCGGTTACAAGAAAAAGTACAGAAGGAATGGAATATGAGCTGAAGATTACAGGCCTTCAGGGGGGACATTCAGGAAGTGAAATTCATAAAGAGCATGGAAATGCGATTATGCTTATAGGCAGATTATTAAAACAATTAGCAGATCAGATAGATTTTTCAGTAGTTTCCCTAACCGGAGGATTGAAGGACAATGCCATTCCTAGAGAAACGATATGCACCATTCTTATGAATGAAGCACTGGAAACAGAATTGCAAGAACTGGTAAAAGAATATGACGCAGATTTAAAAAAGGAATATCATATTTCGGATCCGGATGTTTCCGTGCTCTGCACAAAAAAAGAAAATCTATCAGTTGACGCATTAGATAGAACTTCTTTTGCCAAAGTATTATTTATGTTACGAAATCTTCCTTGCGGTGTGCAAAATATGAGTATGGATATTCCAGGATTGGTGGAAACTTCTTTGAATGCAGGAATTATGACTTTGAGCGAGGATACATTCTCTCTTTCCTTCTCTGTAAGAAGCAGCGTTACCAGCCGGAAATACGAAGTAACCGATAGACTTTGTTTTGTAACTGAATTCTTAGGTGGTTCCGTCAATATTAGCGGAGATTATCCGGCATGGGAATACAAAGCTGATTCTAAGATGCGTGATTTGATGGTACAGACTTATCGGGATTTGTTTCAAGAAGAGCCTAAAATACAGGCAATTCATGCCGGATTGGAATGTGGTATTTTTTCCGGTAAAATCGATGGCTTAGATTGTATTTCCTTTGGACCGGCAAACTTTGATATTCATACTCCTAAGGAACGTTTAAGTATTTCTTCTACAGAAAAGGTTTGGAATCTGATTGTGGAATTTTTAAAACGTTCGAAATAA
- a CDS encoding M23 family metallopeptidase, which yields MKRRVGLFCILFTAILGFDVVTITKIQNIAKVMHLMDVESTKENLRNQEISGELYQKFCGYEKDGRYSRYEYLCGYLFTGEEKEKPLEEYLKPVKKYKKKEFSYIVSYEKALWCDLRYFPVPADRGETLQVSFENSWMSERTFGGKRKHEGTDIMASMNQRGHYPVISISDGMIEKIGWLPQGGYRIGVRSPNGAYFYYAHLYDYAEGIEEGREVNAGELLGFMGDSGYGEEGTVGNFDVHLHIGIYLNDENGEEFSINPYWIMKYLEDKRLTSQYE from the coding sequence ATGAAAAGACGCGTAGGACTGTTCTGTATTCTTTTTACTGCAATTCTTGGATTCGATGTGGTGACTATTACAAAAATCCAAAATATTGCAAAGGTAATGCATCTTATGGATGTAGAGAGTACCAAAGAAAACCTGCGCAATCAGGAAATTTCCGGTGAATTATATCAGAAATTCTGTGGTTATGAGAAAGACGGACGTTACTCCAGATATGAATATTTGTGTGGCTATCTTTTCACTGGAGAAGAGAAGGAAAAGCCATTAGAGGAATATTTGAAACCGGTAAAGAAATATAAAAAGAAGGAATTTTCCTATATAGTAAGCTATGAGAAAGCCCTCTGGTGTGATTTGAGATACTTTCCGGTTCCTGCTGATCGTGGTGAAACCCTTCAGGTCTCCTTTGAAAATTCATGGATGTCAGAGCGAACTTTTGGTGGAAAACGAAAGCATGAAGGTACGGATATTATGGCATCTATGAATCAAAGAGGTCATTATCCGGTAATCAGCATTTCTGACGGTATGATAGAAAAAATAGGTTGGCTTCCGCAGGGCGGCTACCGGATTGGTGTTCGTTCTCCAAATGGTGCATATTTTTATTATGCACATTTGTATGACTATGCTGAAGGAATCGAGGAAGGAAGAGAAGTGAATGCGGGAGAATTACTTGGATTTATGGGCGATAGTGGCTATGGAGAAGAAGGTACCGTTGGAAATTTTGATGTACATCTTCATATAGGAATTTATCTGAATGATGAAAATGGCGAAGAATTTAGCATCAATCCCTACTGGATTATGAAATATTTAGAGGATAAACGTCTTACCAGCCAATATGAATAA
- the pgsA gene encoding CDP-diacylglycerol--glycerol-3-phosphate 3-phosphatidyltransferase produces MNLPNKLTILRVILIIPFVLCMLLPCVGTAGKYAAAAIFIIASLTDMLDGKIARKNNLVTNFGKFMDPLADKLLVCSAMICLTANDKLAAWIVIVIISREFIISGFRLVASDNGVVIAASYWGKFKTTFQMIMIVMLILDFDNDIYRICTTVITYIALILTVVSLIDYIAKNKSVLKEQK; encoded by the coding sequence ATGAATTTACCAAACAAGTTAACTATTTTGCGTGTTATATTAATTATTCCATTTGTACTTTGTATGCTGCTTCCTTGTGTAGGAACTGCTGGGAAATATGCGGCTGCAGCGATTTTTATTATTGCCAGTCTGACAGACATGCTGGATGGAAAAATCGCACGAAAAAACAATCTTGTAACTAATTTCGGAAAGTTTATGGATCCGTTGGCAGATAAACTGTTGGTATGTTCTGCCATGATTTGTCTGACAGCAAATGATAAGTTGGCTGCATGGATTGTCATTGTGATTATCAGCCGAGAATTTATTATTAGTGGTTTCCGTCTGGTGGCTTCTGATAACGGAGTAGTGATTGCTGCAAGTTATTGGGGCAAGTTTAAGACTACTTTTCAGATGATTATGATTGTTATGTTGATTTTGGATTTTGACAATGATATTTACCGTATCTGCACAACTGTGATTACTTATATTGCATTAATTTTGACCGTAGTTTCTTTAATTGACTATATTGCAAAGAATAAATCTGTATTGAAAGAGCAAAAATAA
- the gmk gene encoding guanylate kinase codes for MKNRGILTVVSGFSGSGKGTIMKELMAKYADTYALSISATTRAPRPGEVHGKEYFFVTKEEFESMIEQEELIEYAQYVNNYYGTPRNYVFEQLENGKDVILEIEIQGALKVKEKYPDTVLMFVSPPSAEELKKRLEGRGTEDAATIASRLSRAWEEAQGVENYDYFVINDVLEECVEEVHAIIQNEHARAFRNQELIDDIKNELKEFSKGE; via the coding sequence ATGAAGAACAGAGGAATATTGACTGTGGTTTCCGGTTTTTCCGGCTCGGGAAAGGGAACCATTATGAAAGAATTGATGGCGAAGTACGCAGATACTTACGCATTGAGTATTTCAGCCACAACTAGGGCACCAAGACCGGGAGAGGTTCATGGAAAAGAATATTTTTTCGTAACAAAGGAAGAATTTGAATCCATGATAGAACAAGAAGAATTGATTGAATATGCTCAATATGTAAATAACTATTATGGAACACCCCGAAATTATGTTTTTGAACAGTTAGAAAATGGGAAAGATGTTATTTTAGAAATTGAAATTCAAGGAGCTTTGAAAGTAAAAGAAAAGTATCCTGATACCGTATTGATGTTTGTCTCTCCGCCAAGTGCTGAAGAATTAAAAAAGCGTCTGGAAGGCAGAGGAACTGAAGATGCAGCAACCATTGCTTCCAGATTAAGTCGTGCATGGGAAGAAGCACAAGGAGTAGAAAATTACGATTATTTCGTAATAAATGATGTTTTGGAGGAGTGTGTAGAGGAAGTACATGCTATTATCCAGAATGAACATGCAAGAGCATTCCGAAATCAGGAATTGATTGATGATATAAAAAATGAATTAAAAGAATTTTCAAAAGGAGAATGA
- the rsmD gene encoding 16S rRNA (guanine(966)-N(2))-methyltransferase RsmD, which yields MRIIAGSARSLPLKTIEGMDTRPTTDRIKETLFNILNPDISGCDFLDLFAGSGQIGLEAISRGARQAVFVENNKKAVNCIQENIAFTRFTEQSTVMHMDAVSAIRRMEGKHIFDIIFMDPPYKKGLEEDVLRTLADSSIINEDTLIIVEASLDTDFSYLKEIGYQITKEKRYKNNMHVFMRHVR from the coding sequence ATGAGAATCATAGCCGGAAGTGCAAGAAGTCTCCCGCTTAAAACGATTGAGGGAATGGATACAAGACCAACTACAGACCGTATAAAAGAAACATTGTTTAATATATTAAATCCAGATATTTCGGGATGCGATTTTCTGGATTTATTTGCAGGAAGTGGTCAGATTGGATTAGAAGCTATCAGTCGTGGAGCAAGACAGGCGGTTTTCGTAGAAAACAATAAGAAAGCTGTAAACTGTATACAGGAAAATATTGCTTTTACTCGTTTTACTGAGCAAAGTACTGTAATGCATATGGATGCTGTTTCAGCAATTCGTCGTATGGAAGGAAAGCATATTTTTGATATTATTTTTATGGATCCTCCATACAAAAAGGGACTAGAAGAAGATGTTTTACGAACATTAGCTGATTCCTCCATTATAAATGAGGATACACTAATTATTGTAGAAGCATCATTGGATACAGATTTCTCCTATTTAAAGGAGATTGGATATCAAATAACAAAAGAGAAAAGATACAAAAACAACATGCATGTTTTTATGCGGCATGTCAGATAA
- a CDS encoding HAD family hydrolase gives MLKNIQSIIFDLDGTLINSMWVWDEIDIEFLSARNMELPPTYQKEIEGMSFTETAVYTKELFHLPESVEELKAIWNQMALEKYTKDVPLKPGVEEFLKYCKENKISMGIATSNSRELVDSVVKAHSLEDSIQVIVTSCEVAKGKPAPDVYLEVAKQLNTLPEHCLVFEDVPMGILAGKNAGMKVCAVEDAFSEEQREEKRRLADYYISSYEEVLQHTYEVLEHE, from the coding sequence TTGTTAAAAAATATACAATCTATTATTTTTGATTTAGATGGAACCTTGATAAATTCCATGTGGGTCTGGGACGAAATCGACATTGAATTTTTATCTGCGCGTAACATGGAACTTCCTCCTACCTACCAAAAAGAAATTGAGGGAATGAGTTTTACGGAAACAGCAGTTTATACAAAAGAATTATTTCATTTACCGGAAAGTGTGGAAGAATTAAAGGCTATCTGGAATCAGATGGCATTAGAAAAATATACAAAGGATGTACCGTTAAAACCAGGCGTAGAAGAATTTTTAAAATATTGCAAGGAAAATAAAATTTCCATGGGGATTGCCACCAGTAATTCCAGAGAATTAGTAGATTCCGTAGTAAAGGCACATTCTCTGGAAGATTCTATACAAGTAATTGTTACTTCTTGTGAAGTAGCAAAAGGTAAACCTGCACCGGATGTATACTTAGAAGTGGCAAAACAATTGAACACTTTACCGGAACATTGCCTTGTATTTGAAGATGTTCCTATGGGGATTTTAGCAGGAAAAAATGCAGGAATGAAAGTCTGTGCAGTAGAAGATGCATTTTCAGAAGAACAGCGAGAGGAAAAACGCCGACTGGCAGACTATTATATTTCATCCTACGAAGAAGTGCTGCAGCACACATATGAGGTTTTAGAACATGAATAA
- a CDS encoding competence/damage-inducible protein A, with protein MTVELVCVGTELLLGNIVNTNAAYMAEKCAMLGLSMYYQSVVGDNPGRLEELLKTAKNRSDVIILCGGLGPTQDDLTKETAAKVMKKTLVEDTRARQEIEAFLTKRGRKITENNWKQALVPEGSIVLYNSNGTAPGIIMEEENTRMILLPGPPNELIPMFEEQVYPYLNKLQPEIICSKMVKLCGIGESTAETEILDLIEQQENPTVAPYAKTGEVHLRLTARAETKEKAFSMIEPLEQELRKRFGSMIYTDKEDVTLEMAVAKLLSEHHLTVTTAESCTGGLLAGRLVNVPGISENLKEGYITYSNEAKEKLLGVSHETLEKYGAVSEETVLEMAKGGAKAANADICVSISGIAGPDGGTSEKPVGLVYMCCYCKGKTYTERNIYTGNRSKVREYAVASALTLLRKAILKEVE; from the coding sequence ATGACAGTAGAATTAGTATGTGTAGGAACAGAACTTTTACTTGGAAATATTGTAAATACCAATGCGGCATACATGGCAGAAAAGTGTGCTATGTTGGGACTTTCCATGTATTATCAAAGTGTGGTAGGCGATAATCCCGGAAGATTGGAAGAACTTTTAAAAACGGCAAAAAATCGTTCCGATGTTATTATTTTATGCGGAGGACTTGGACCTACTCAAGATGATTTAACCAAAGAGACAGCGGCAAAAGTAATGAAGAAAACTTTGGTCGAGGACACTCGTGCCAGACAAGAAATTGAAGCATTTCTTACGAAACGTGGCAGAAAAATCACAGAAAACAATTGGAAGCAGGCATTAGTCCCCGAAGGAAGTATTGTACTGTATAATTCAAACGGAACAGCTCCCGGAATTATCATGGAGGAAGAAAATACCAGAATGATTCTGCTTCCGGGACCACCAAATGAATTGATTCCTATGTTTGAAGAACAAGTATATCCATATTTGAACAAATTACAACCGGAAATCATATGTTCTAAAATGGTAAAACTGTGCGGTATTGGTGAAAGCACTGCTGAAACAGAGATTTTAGATTTGATTGAGCAGCAGGAAAATCCAACCGTGGCACCATATGCTAAAACAGGAGAAGTGCATTTACGCCTTACAGCGCGAGCAGAGACGAAAGAAAAGGCTTTTTCTATGATTGAACCATTAGAGCAGGAACTGCGAAAACGATTTGGTTCTATGATTTATACGGATAAAGAAGATGTAACACTGGAAATGGCAGTAGCAAAACTATTGTCAGAACATCATTTGACAGTAACAACTGCAGAATCTTGTACAGGAGGTCTCTTGGCCGGAAGACTCGTCAATGTACCGGGGATTTCGGAGAATCTGAAGGAAGGATACATTACTTATTCTAACGAAGCCAAAGAGAAACTACTAGGTGTATCGCATGAGACATTAGAAAAATACGGAGCAGTCAGCGAAGAAACGGTTCTTGAAATGGCAAAAGGTGGTGCAAAAGCAGCAAACGCAGATATTTGTGTTTCTATTTCAGGGATTGCCGGACCGGATGGTGGCACCAGTGAAAAACCAGTAGGTTTGGTGTACATGTGTTGTTACTGTAAAGGAAAGACATATACGGAACGAAATATATATACCGGGAACCGCAGTAAAGTAAGAGAATATGCCGTAGCCAGTGCTTTGACACTGCTTCGTAAAGCAATTTTAAAAGAGGTGGAATAA
- the rimO gene encoding 30S ribosomal protein S12 methylthiotransferase RimO has translation MRILFVSLGCDKNLVDTEFMLGTLREAGHTFTNDETEAEVIVINSCCFINDAKEESINTILEMAEYKDAGSCKVLVVTGCLAERYRDEIIREIPQVDIILGTNSYEEIAKALEEVQAHSGQHYEAYKPLEGLPEIKASRSLTTGGHYAHLKIAEGCNKNCTYCIIPHIRGRYRSVPMEELLKQARELAEQGVKELILVAQETTLYGVDLYGEKSLHKLLDALNEISGIQWIRIMYCYPEEIYEELIQSIKRNKKVCHYLDMPIQHISNELLKRMGRRTTKEELTEKISHLKKEIPDITLRTTLISGFPGETQEMHEELMYFLNEMEFDRLGAFTYSPEEGTPAAEFPNQIEEEVKSEWRDEIMELQEEIIFDKNEEMKGQELWVMIEGKVDAENAYVGRTYRDAPEIDGYVFVNTDETLMTGDFVKVKITGAYEYDLIGEMIV, from the coding sequence ATGAGAATTTTATTTGTATCCCTTGGGTGTGATAAGAACCTTGTGGACACGGAGTTTATGCTTGGAACTTTACGGGAAGCCGGGCATACTTTTACAAATGATGAAACAGAAGCAGAGGTTATTGTAATTAATAGCTGTTGCTTTATTAATGATGCAAAAGAAGAAAGTATCAATACCATTTTGGAAATGGCTGAATATAAAGATGCAGGAAGCTGTAAGGTATTAGTTGTAACCGGTTGCCTTGCAGAACGATATAGAGATGAGATTATAAGAGAAATTCCACAGGTAGATATCATATTGGGAACTAATTCTTATGAAGAGATTGCAAAGGCATTAGAAGAAGTGCAAGCACATTCAGGGCAGCATTATGAAGCCTATAAGCCGCTAGAAGGTCTTCCGGAAATAAAAGCCTCCCGTTCTCTTACAACAGGGGGACATTATGCTCATCTTAAGATAGCAGAAGGATGTAATAAAAATTGTACCTACTGTATTATTCCTCATATTCGAGGCAGATACCGTAGTGTGCCTATGGAAGAACTGTTAAAGCAGGCAAGAGAACTAGCAGAGCAAGGTGTAAAGGAATTGATTTTGGTAGCGCAAGAGACAACTCTGTATGGTGTCGACTTATATGGTGAAAAGTCTTTGCACAAATTATTAGATGCATTGAACGAAATTTCCGGAATCCAATGGATTCGAATTATGTACTGCTACCCGGAAGAGATTTATGAAGAACTGATTCAGTCTATTAAAAGAAATAAAAAGGTTTGTCATTATCTTGACATGCCGATACAGCATATTAGTAATGAGTTGTTAAAGCGTATGGGCAGACGTACTACAAAAGAAGAACTGACAGAAAAAATCTCTCATTTGAAGAAGGAAATACCGGATATTACACTGCGTACCACATTGATTAGTGGTTTTCCGGGAGAAACACAGGAAATGCATGAGGAATTGATGTATTTCTTAAATGAGATGGAATTTGATCGTCTCGGTGCATTTACTTATTCCCCTGAGGAAGGAACACCTGCTGCAGAATTTCCAAATCAGATTGAAGAGGAAGTAAAGTCTGAATGGCGTGATGAAATCATGGAACTTCAGGAAGAGATTATTTTCGATAAGAACGAAGAAATGAAAGGGCAAGAACTCTGGGTTATGATTGAAGGCAAAGTGGACGCGGAAAATGCCTATGTGGGAAGAACCTACCGAGATGCTCCGGAAATTGACGGATATGTTTTTGTCAATACGGACGAGACGCTTATGACCGGAGACTTTGTAAAAGTAAAAATAACCGGAGCATATGAATATGACTTAATAGGAGAGATGATAGTATGA
- the rpoZ gene encoding DNA-directed RNA polymerase subunit omega, with translation MLRPSYTDLMKVVNSGVEIGEEPVVNSRYSIVLATAKRARQIIAGEEPLIDDIAGKKPFSIAVEELYNGEVKIVGDDEETEE, from the coding sequence ATGTTACGTCCATCTTACACAGATTTAATGAAAGTAGTAAACAGCGGAGTGGAAATCGGAGAAGAACCGGTAGTAAATAGCCGTTATTCTATCGTACTTGCCACAGCAAAACGTGCAAGACAGATTATTGCCGGAGAGGAACCATTGATTGATGATATTGCAGGAAAAAAACCTTTTTCTATTGCAGTAGAAGAACTTTACAATGGTGAAGTGAAGATTGTCGGTGATGACGAGGAAACTGAAGAATAA
- the coaD gene encoding pantetheine-phosphate adenylyltransferase yields the protein MTRAIYPGSFDPVTFGHIDMIERSAKMVDELLVSVLNNSAKNPLFSVKERVSMLEEITNHLPNVKVTSFDGLLIDYAREMDASIIIRGLRAVTDFEYELQIAQTNRIVNPNIDTLFLTTSLEYAYLSSTIVKEVASYGGDISHFVPEKLIGRIYEKYNNKES from the coding sequence ATGACAAGAGCAATTTATCCGGGAAGTTTTGACCCGGTAACCTTTGGACATATTGATATGATTGAACGCTCTGCTAAAATGGTAGACGAGTTGTTGGTATCAGTTTTGAATAATAGTGCAAAAAATCCGTTGTTTTCTGTAAAAGAACGTGTTAGTATGTTAGAAGAGATAACAAATCATCTTCCGAATGTAAAAGTCACTTCTTTTGACGGGTTACTGATAGATTATGCACGAGAAATGGATGCTTCTATTATTATCCGAGGACTTAGGGCTGTGACAGATTTTGAATATGAACTTCAGATTGCACAGACCAACCGGATTGTGAATCCAAATATAGATACTTTGTTTTTGACTACCAGTTTGGAGTATGCTTATTTAAGTTCTACCATTGTTAAGGAAGTTGCTTCTTACGGGGGAGACATTTCTCATTTTGTACCAGAGAAGCTCATTGGAAGGATTTACGAAAAATACAATAATAAGGAGAGTTAA